The Vibrio gazogenes DNA segment GTGATCTCGTTGAGGTACTGTTGGGTGATGCGCAGTTCTTCAGCGAGAATCTCTCCGGCCATGTAGCCTTCAAGTTGCTGTTGGCCAATGGCTAGGTGTTCGGCGGCTTTGTCCAAAGCATCTAAGTGGCGGCGGCGGGCCATAAAGCTGCCTTCCTGACTACCGGTGAATCCCATGCAGTCTTTGAGGTGGCTTCTCAGTGCCTCGACCCCGTCACCGGTTTTGGCCGAGAGCCGGATCAGCGTGGGGACATTGACGTGACAGATCCCCATTTCTTCATTGGTTTGATCGGCTTTATTGCGGATCACGGTCATGCCGATATTGTCCGGGAGACGATCAACGAAATCCGGCCAGATTTCTTTCGGATCGGTGGCATCGGTTGTGGTGCCATCGACCATAAACAGAACGCGATCGGCTTGTTTGATTTCATCCCAGGCACGCTCAATCCCGATGCGTTCGACTTCGTCAGAAGCTTCCCGCAGCCCTGCGGTATCGATAATGTGCAGCGGCATACCATCAATGTGGATGTGCTCTCTCAGAACGTCGCGGGTGGTTCCGGCGATGTCGGTGACAATCGCGGACTCTTTGCCGGAGAGTGCATTGAGCAGGCTCGATTTGCCCGCATTCGGCCGACCGGCGATGACGACTTTCATCCCTTCACGCATGATTGCGCCTTGGCTGGCTTCGCGCCGAACTTTGTCCAGATTATCAATAATTGTTTGCAGATCACCGGCAACTTTACCGTCAGCCAGAAAGTCGATCTCTTCTTCGGGGAAGTCGATTGCCGCTTCGACATAGATCCGCAGATGAATCAGTGACTCAACCAAGGTATGAATGCGGGTTGAGAATTGCCCTTGCAGGGATTGCAGTGCTGATTTGGCTGCCTGTTCGGAACTGGCATCGATCAAATCAGCAATCGCTTCGGCCTGTGCTAAATCCAGTTTGTCATTGAGAAATGCCCGCTCTGAAAACTCACCGGGACGTGCGGCCCGAACTCCGGGAAGAGTCAGAATCCGTCGGATCAGCATATCCATCACGACGGGGCCACCGTGTCCTTGTAACTCAAGAACGTCTTCACCGGTAAACGAATGCGGGTTGGGGAAAAACAGGGCGATGCCTTGATCCAATTGGGTGCCGTCTTCATCCTGAAAAGGCAGATATTCTGCATATCGGGCGCGGAGTTTTTTCCCCGTTACGGCTTTGGCAACCTCAGTTGCTTTCGGGCCGGATACACGAATGATGCCGACACCACCACGGCCTGTCGGTGTTGCTTGTGCAACGATTGTATCTGTAGTCATAGTGATTTTGTCTGTTCAGTCAAAAAAGGCAGTATCCATCATGGATTGTCATGATGGATAGTATGATGGGCATTGTAATCAGCCGCTAATAAAAAGGCGACCCTTTGGCCGCCTCTTTTCACATTGCTCAGGTTTCTACTTCTTCGAGTGTAAACCTTTCTTCTCCAGCGCTTTGTAGATCACCATTTGCTGGATCAGGGTTACGATGTTTGATACCAACCAGTACAACACCAGACCTGATGGGAAGAACAGGAAGAAGACCGTAAATGCGACTGGCATAAATGTCATAATCTTCTGTTGCATCGGATCGGTAACGGTTGTCGGGCTCATCTTCTGCAACATGAACATACTTGCACCCATCAACAGTGGCAGGATGTAGTACGGGTCTTG contains these protein-coding regions:
- the mnmE gene encoding tRNA uridine-5-carboxymethylaminomethyl(34) synthesis GTPase MnmE: MTTDTIVAQATPTGRGGVGIIRVSGPKATEVAKAVTGKKLRARYAEYLPFQDEDGTQLDQGIALFFPNPHSFTGEDVLELQGHGGPVVMDMLIRRILTLPGVRAARPGEFSERAFLNDKLDLAQAEAIADLIDASSEQAAKSALQSLQGQFSTRIHTLVESLIHLRIYVEAAIDFPEEEIDFLADGKVAGDLQTIIDNLDKVRREASQGAIMREGMKVVIAGRPNAGKSSLLNALSGKESAIVTDIAGTTRDVLREHIHIDGMPLHIIDTAGLREASDEVERIGIERAWDEIKQADRVLFMVDGTTTDATDPKEIWPDFVDRLPDNIGMTVIRNKADQTNEEMGICHVNVPTLIRLSAKTGDGVEALRSHLKDCMGFTGSQEGSFMARRRHLDALDKAAEHLAIGQQQLEGYMAGEILAEELRITQQYLNEITGEFSSDDLLGRIFSSFCIGK